In Prochlorococcus marinus CUG1435, the genomic window GAAATAAAACAAATAAAGGTAAAGAATCAATTATTCTCGCAGCAGAATCCAGCTTCCATGGAAGGACGCTTGCAGCCTTGAGTGCCACTGGACAACCAAAATATCAAAAAGGTTTCGAACCAATGATTCAAGGGTTCAAATTTTTTAAATTTAACAATTTTGATTCGGTAAAAAAATTATTTGAAGAGTGTGAAAATAATGATCAAAAAATTTCCGGAGTTTTAGTTGAACCCATACAAGGTGAAGGCGGCGTAATTCCTGGAAGTAAAATATTTTTTAAAAGCCTGAGAGAAATATGTGATAAATATAATTCTCTTCTCATTTTAGATGAGGTCCAAAGTGGAGTAGGTCGAACTGGGAAAATGTGGGGTTATGAGAATTTAGGAATTGAACCTGATGGATTCACCCTTGCTAAAGGATTAGGAGGAGGTCATGCAATTGGAGCATTATTGGTAAAAGAAAAAGCCAACATTTTTTCTCCAGGGGATCATGCTAGCACTTTTGGAGGGAACCCATTTGCTTGTAAAGCTGCCCTAACTGTATTAGAAGAAATAAATAGAAGAAATATTATCAATAATGTTTATCTAAGAGGGGAACAATTAAGTGCTGGGTTTGAAGAATTGTCAAAAAAATTTCCAAATATTATTAGCGGGAAAAGAGGTTTAGGTTTAATACAAGGTCTTGTGATCAATGATGATTATGCTGATGCAAAAAACATTACTTTAAAAGCTTTTGATAAAGGATTACTGGTAGTTCCTGCAGGAGGAAATGTTGTAAGAATTGTCCCACCATTAGTTATTTCTCGAAGAGAAATTAATATTCTTTTAAATAAGCTAAATTCAATTTTTGAAGAGTTATAGCAATTTAAATTTTGAAAAATGCAAATTTAAAAACTTTTGAATTGTTATCTCCTAAATATGAAAGGGATAATATCAAGTTAGGTTTATCAAGAATTAAAAAAGCACTACAAGAACTTGGTAATCCTTGCAAGAATATCCCTGCCATACAGATTATTGGAACCAATGGGAAAGGATCAATCGCGGCATATTTAGAAAGTATACTTTTTGAAGCCAAAAGGAATTTCGGTGTAACTACATCTCCTCATCTTTTAGATGTATGCGAGAGGATTAGAATTAATAAAAAAAATATCAACAAAAATGATTTTGAAAAAATCTATAGATTAATAGAAAAAAATTTTTCAACATTTGAATTAACTCCTTTTGAAAAAATCATTTGCTGCGCACTAAATTTTTTTGACCATCAAAAAGTTGAATTACTTATTCTTGAAGCTGGCTTAGGGGGACGATTAGACGCGACAACAGCCCATAAATCTAGACCAATAATTGCTATTGGGAATATTGGCTTAGACCATCAAGAATTTCTTGGAGATACGATTGAAAAAATTGCCGAAGAAAAATTAGCAGTTATTGAAAAAAACTCAATTGTCATCTCATGCAAACAAAATAGTCAAGTTGAAAATTTAATAACCAAAAAAGTTAAAAAGGTTGGAGCAGAAATTATTTGGAAAGATTCAATTACAAACAGCTATGAGCTTGGATTAAAAGGAATTTTTCAAAAGGAAAATGCTTCTGTAGCTGTTGGAGCAATTGAAGCGCTGAATAATTTAGGATTTAATATTAAAGAAAAACACATATCTGAAGGTCTTAAAAAGACAACTTGGAACGGAAGGCTAGAAATAATAAATTATTTCAACAAAGAAATTCTTGTAGATTGTGCGCACAATTATCCTGCTGCAAAAGCACTCTCTCATGAGCGAAGCAATTGGAAGAATGAAGATAAAGGAATTTATTGGATTTTAGGTGTCCAAAGACAAAAAGATATTTACGCAATATTAAAAACACTTCTAAAGAAAAATGATCACTTATTACTTGTGCCAGTTCCAAACCAACCTAGTTGGCAATTAAATGATCTGTCTCAGATTAAAGAAATTGACTTCCAAAAAACAATTGAATTTAAAACATTTGAACTTGCCATTGAGTATTTATTTTCTTTAAAAAAATGGCCGACTAATCATCCTGTTCTAACAGGTTCTATTTTTTTAGTTGCCGAATTTATTAAATTTGCGAATAAACAGAAATGTTAAATTTTAAATTGTTCTTTTACTTCCCAACCTTCCAATTTTCCTGGATTTAATAGCCCTTTAGGATCAAATCTTAATTTCGCTTTTACTTGATCTGCATCCACCACTCCGAGACCTCCTCCTTCAACTGTTAAAACATGAGGATTAAAAATAAACGCACCAAGTTTCTTGCAATCTTCCATTATTTCTTTTAATTCTTCTGCCCCATTCCACTTAAATACAGGCAAAGCCGCTAATCGCGGTGATCCTTGTTGAGAAACTGCCTCTAAATGCCAAAGAACTTTTTTACCCCATTTTTTTCTCAAAAAATTAATTAATTCTATTTCATTGTTAAGTGGCAAAAGCATCTGTAAATACGTCCAATTTTTATCCCTAGACCTCATATGAAGAGTTGTATGATTCCATACAACTTCAGAAATTCCATTCACGAGCTTTTCTTCTTCCCCAAGTAGGGCAGATTTAACTTTAAATTTTTTACAAATTAGATCTATGGTTTTTATTCCTCCAAGAGTAGATTGTATTAATATCTTGTGACTTCTAGATTTACCTTTAAACCATTTTGGCATTTGATCTACAATTTCTTCTTCAAGAATTGCTCCTAATTTCAGATCAATTGCTGCGCTAGTAAGAGTTTTTAATATTTCTATTGTTTTTTCAAATTCAATACAGTCGATAACTAATGAGTACCACTTACGTTTGATATCAGTAGCAAGTAATAAAGAAGTAATTATTCCATTAGTCCCATAAGCATGATTAAGAGGTTCGGATTCTTCAGCATCAAATTTTAATAATGCAGGTTTTTCATTCATCGTTACTGCCTCTAAACCAATAAGATTTCCTGGATCTCTTAAAAATCCCCATCTAATGGAACCAATACCTCCTGATCCACCTGCAATAAAACCTCCAATTGTTGCAGTTTTCCAAGTACTAGGAAGCAATCTCAATTCTCTACCATATTTCTCTAATTGTTTATTCAAATCTCCCATAACACAGCCAGACTGTACTTTTACAAAGCCTGTATCTGGATCAAATTCTTCTAACTTATTAAAGTGACTCATCTGCATTACAACTCCTTTAAATAATGGGACAGCTTGTCCATAATTACCTGTACCTGATCCCCTTAAAGTAAGTGGGATAGATAATTCCCAACAAATTTCTGCTACTTCCCTTACCGCTTTGTGATCAATAGGTCTCACCACCAAATCAGCAATACATTCGTCTAATTTTTTAGTAAGGATTGGAGAGTAGTTATAAAAATCTTTTGAAAGTCTTTTTACATCGGATTTATTTTCAATGATCTCTAAGTTTTTGACTCCTCTAAATTTGTCTAAAAATTTGAGACTATTTGATGTCATTAATAAAAATTTTTGTGCTTTGTATATAAATTAGCCAATTAGCGATATAAATCGCCGTTTATAAATACTTTTCTCTTCAAATTGCTCGAAAAAACATCTGCCCATCTTTGTGCATCTAAAATCACAAAATCAGCAGGACAACCTTTTTTAATTAGACCATCCCATTTTAAATTTAATAATCTGCTTGGAGCTAAAAAAATAGAAGATAGAGTCATTCTCTCCCAGGGGTTTAGTTGAAGCATAGGCATCGAGCAAGACAACATATAAAAAGGGTCAAAATTACCAAATGGGTACCAAGGGTCTTGAACATTATCACTACCAAGAGATACATCCACATGTGATTTTTGTAATTGCTTTATTGGCGCAACTGGTCTTTTTAATGAAGTAGTTTTATTACTTCGATTGAGGAGCCAAAAATTTGTTAAGGGTAAAGCAATAACCTTAATATTTTTCTCGGCCATTTTTTCTCCTAAATTTAAAATCTCTCTATTACTTAGAAAAATAAGACTACTCAAATGACTACAAGTGATCGGTATACTATTAATTTTTAAATTTTCGATTGTTTCTAATAAAACTTTTATTCCCGCTCCAGGTTCAATAATTGATTCATCAATATGTAAATCAATTTCTAATTTATATTTACTTGCAAGAAGAAGCATCTTTGCTAGAAATTTGCTTGTATTTTTTTTATTGAAAGGAGGAACAATAACACCTCCTAAAATACCTCCATTAGAGGAAAATATTTTTGCCAAATCTTCTCCATCATTTGTATCCCAGAATTCCACTGGAGCTAGAGCAACGTATTGTAGAGTCAACTCAGATGAAAATTTTTTTTGTAATTTAAAAAGTTCAATCCAAATTTCAATAGATTGACCTTTATATGTATCGATATGACTTCTAATCGCTCGGTATCCATTTTGTATAGCAAGTTTTAATGATTTCTCAACTCTTTCAAGAACCTTATCTGTAGTTCTAGTTTTATGTTCTTCAAGATTTACTGATAATGCTCCTTCATAGTTTGATTCCAGATTAGGAAATTCTGGCCAGGTAAAAGATTTATCAAAATGCGAATGCGTTTCAACAAATCTTGGGAATAAAATATTTTTTGGTTTTGTAACTTTATTTTTTAAAGGCTTTAACCCAGAAACAAATCCATCCTCCCAACTGATGGAAACTGAACATAAATCCTCTAAATCAATAATGAGGTTATCAAAATCCTCAATTGAACAAAGGCTTCTGGGAATAAGAACCTCAGCAGTGCCGGAATTACTCAAAATTTTTAAATTTTTTTTTATTTTAAAACATAAGAAAACTTTACTGACTTAAAAAATAATTCAAATTTCGCTAAAAGATAAAATAACTATGAAAAATTACCCTTGAGTTGTTAAATTTATAAATGTGAGGCGGGCGTCGCCAAGTGGTTAAGGCAGCGGCTTGTGGCGCCGCTATTCGGGGGTTCGAATCCCCTCGCTCGCCCTCAAAAAATTGCAGCAAAATTATTTAATTTGTAATTTTGACTTAAAGAATCATAAAAAATTTCTAGCAAAGTGCTAACAAAAACAAAACAAGACGAAAAAAAATTTCAAAAGAACTTAACTACTGGCAGTTATTGGATAACCACATTTGGATGTCAAATGAACAAAGCTGATTCTGAAAGAATGGCTGGAACTTTAGAGAGAATGGGATATATCAGGGCAGATGATGAATTAAATGCGGATTTAGTCTTATACAATACATGCACTATTAGAGATAATGCAGAACAAAAAGTTTATAGTTTTCTAGGAAGACAAGCAAAAAGAAAACACAAAACACCCAGCTTAAAACTCGTTGTAGCAGGTTGTCTCGCGCAGCAAGAGGGAGAGTCCTTACTCAGAAGAGTACCAGAACTTGATCTTGTAATGGGACCTCAACACGTTAATAACCTTGAGAACTTACTAGGGAAAGTTGATTTGGGCCATCAAGTTGCGGCCACTGAGGAAACCTTCATTTCTGAAGACATAACAAGTGCAAGAAGAGAAAGCTCTATTTGTGGTTGGGTTAACATCATATATGGCTGTAATGAACGATGTTCATATTGTGTAGTACCTTCTGTCAGAGGAAAAGAGCAATCAAGATATCCAAATGCGATAAAAAGTGAGATACAAAAATTAGCTGATAAAAATTTTAAAGAAATTACTCTTTTGGGGCAGAACATTGATGCGTATGGTAGAGATCTTCCAGGAACAACAAAAGAGGGGAGGAAAGAAAATACTCTTACTGATCTTTTGTACTACATTCATGATGTCAAAGGAATTCGTAGAATAAGATTTGCCACGAGTCATCCAAGATATTTTTCAAAAAGATTAATTCAAGCTTGTTATGAACTTGATAAGGTCTGCGAACATTTTCATATTCCCTTCCAAAGTGGAAATGATGAAATCTTAAAGCAGATGTCTAGAGGATATACCATTAAAAAGTACAAAAAGATAATTGAAAATATAAGATCTTTAATGCCAGAAGCATCAATAACAGCAGACGCGATAGTTGCTTTCCCAGGAGAAACCGAACAACAATATCAAGATACATTGAGGCTAATTTCAGATATTGGCTTTGATCAAGTAAATACAGCAGCATATTCTCCAAGACCAAATACGCCAGCAGCAGTTTGGACTAATCAAATTCCTGAAGAAGTAAAAAAGGCTAGATTACAGGAAATTAATCGTTTAGTCGAGAAAACTGCCAGGATTAGAAACCAACGATACATTAATAGTGTTGAAAGTGTTCTAATTGAGGGTTTAAATCCAAAAAATTCTTCACAAATTATGGGTAGGACTAGAACAAATAGACTAACTTTCGTAGAGGTTCCCAATAACATGCAATTTAATTTTTCAATGGGAGAGGAGATAGATGTCAGAATTAATGAGGCAAGACCTTTTTCTTTAACAGGTGAACTTTGCTAATAATTTTTTCAAAATGATTAGTGAAAATAAAAAATGTATTGGATTAATATTTGGTGGCAATTCAAATGAACATGAAGTATCAATATCCTCTGCAAAGACGGTTTTTCAAGCCTTCAATTCAGAAATAAATAAACAACGCTTCACTGTTAAAGCCTTTTATATAGATAAATGTGGAGATTGGATTGATAGTGATATCTCAGTTAAGATCCTGTTTGGTGAAATTGAAAACAAAACAATAAAAAATCAAGAGACTTTTAACCCAAAAAAAATTAACTTCCTTGATGGAATAAAATTTCAAAATGTTGATATTTGGTTTCCTCTTCTACATGGACTTAATGGTGAAGATGGATCAATTCATGGATTACTAAAATTTACAAAAAAACCTTTTGTCGGATGCGGCATTCTTGGCTCTGCTTTAGGAATGGATAAAATATTGATGAAAACAATTTTCTCAAATCTAAAAATTCCCCAAGTTAATTATCTGGTTTTTCAAAACGAAGACCTAAGTAATAATGAAGTTAAAAAAAATTTAATTAGTGAAATAATAAAAAAATTAAATTTTCCTGTTTTTGTTAAACCATCTAACTCTGGATCATCTCTTGGCATCTCCAAAGTCATAAATGAATCAGAAATATTTGATGCCTTAGAAAAGGCTTGTGAAATAGATTCAAGAATTGTAGTAGAGGAAGGTTTAGAGGTAAGAGAGATTGAATGTGGAATAATTGGAAGTTCAAAACTCATAACTTCTGAGATAGGCGAAGTAAATTACGAGAGTGATTGGTATGATTACGATTCAAAATATAATTCAAATAATAAAATAACTATCCCAGCCGAAATAGATTCTAAAATTACCAACCAAATTAAGGAAATTGCTATTCAAAGTTGTAGAGCTTTAAATATTTTTGGTTTTGCAAGGGTAGATTTCTTTTTAGAAAAATCTTCAAATAAAATTTTGTTAAATGAAATAAACACAATTCCTGGTTTTACAAAAAACAGTATGTTCCCAATGCTTTGGAAAGCTTCGGGTTTAAATATTGAACAACTTGTGGCTAAACTGGTAGACATATCTCTAGATTTATAATTTCGAATCAAATGTTGCATGGACTTCTTTGGTTGCCATTACTCTTAATCTTCATTTTATTAACTGCTCTGGGATGGTTAGAAAGAAGACGACAAAATCTTTTTAGGATCTGGGCGAATGGTTCTGAACTTTGTAAGTTAGATAGTTCTGGTGCAGCTTCTTTAAAAGACGGGGAATTAAGATGGAGTGCATTTGAAGCTGGTACGTTTGAAGATAAAGATAGTTTCACAATCAAGAAACTTGAATTAGTTGAATTAATGGCCCTAACTTCAGGAGAAGCTCCTCTAACGAGTGAATCTCAAGGGAAGTGTAGATTGAGACTCGTAGGTGATGGGAAAGAGATGGATGTGCCATTTTCAGATGCAGAAAAGGCAAGAGAATGGATGGACCAATTAATGGAAAAAGCTCGATGTGATTTGTGAGAAAAAATACAGTAATCAATAATAGGCGCTTTTTATTTTTAATTTTCTTTTTATTTTCAACAAGCTTAATAAGCCTAAAAACCTTAAAAAATGTTAAAATTCAGGACATCAGAATTTCAGGAAGTGAAATATTCTCCCAGAATGATTTATTAGAGAATTCATCTTTAGAACTTCCAACAAGACTAATTTCTATAAAAACTAATTTTTTAGAAAAAGAGTTAAAACAGAATTTATCGCTAAAGAATGTTTCAGTCAGTAGGCAAATATTTCCTTTTGGTTTGAGGGTGCAAGTTAAAACAAGAACTCCAATAGCTTTTGGTGAGAGAATACTAAATAATGAAAAAATATTTGGTTTTATTGATAAAGATGGAATTTTCATAAATATACAAAACGCAGAAGAAATAGATTTGAGCAAGTTAAAAATAAAAGTTTTTGGTTGGAAAGAAGAATTTAAAAAAATATTATCTAAAATATTAAATGACCAGGAGAATTTTGAATTTGAGATAGTAAAAATAACTTTTTCACCAAATGGATTTCTAACTCTTGAGGAAAGAGATTTAAAAACAATATTCCTAGGATTCAAACCTAATTTAATCAACTATCAATTACAAATAATCAATAACCTAAAAAATGAATTTGGGAAAAATAATTTTTCTGAAAAAATAGATAATATTGATCTTACTGATCCAAACAAACCAAAAATAAAAGTGTTCAAACCCTAATATTTAGGATTGAATTTTAAATAATTTTTCTTAATTATTGTAGTGTTGGTGGGGGTTTAGCATTTTATACAAAATATTTATTAAATAAATATTTAAGGAATTTCCTCAACATTTTCCTACAGATGAGCTTAGTAAGTTCATAATGCACCCAATACTAGTATTAGATCCCTATTTAAGAGATGAGCTTCGGTAACAATCCAAACTTTGATCAATCAAAAGACATCCTTCCAAGTCAGAATGCCAAAATTGAAGTAATTGGCGTTGGTGGCGGTGGAAGTAATGCTGTAAACAGGATGATTGATAGCGACCTTGTTGGGGTTTCATTCAGAGTTCTCAATACTGATGCTCAAGCCTTACTACAATCCTCTGCAGAGCGAAGGGTACAGCTAGGTCAGAACTTAACAAGAGGTCTTGGAGCAGGTGGTAATCCAAGTATCGGTCAAAAGGCTGCAGAAGAATCTAGAGATGAGCTGCAACAATCACTAGAGGGATCTGACTTGGTATTCATTGCAGCAGGAATGGGTGGAGGTACTGGTACAGGAGCAGCTCCAGTTGTTGCTGAAGTGGCAAAGCAAAGCGGCGCATTAACTATTGGCATAGTAACTAAACCTTTTTCTTTCGAAGGTAAAAGAAGAATGCGACAAGCAGAAGAAGGAATCGCAAGATTGGCAGAGAATGTGGATACCCTTATTGTCATCCCAAATGACAGGTTAAAAGAAGTTTCTGCTGGTGCCTCTATTCAAGAAGCCTTTAGGAATGCTGATGATGTTCTAAGAATGGGAGTTAAAGGTATAAGTGAAGTAATTACCCGGCCAGGGGAGGTAAATCTTGACTTTGCTGATGTAAGATCTGTCATGACGGAAGCTGGTACAGCTCTACTTGGGATGGGTATTGGCTCTGGTCGATCTAGAGCCATAGAGGCTGCTCAAGCTGCAATTAATAGTCCCTTATTAGAAGCAGGAAGAATTGATGGAGCTAAAGGTTGCTTAATAAACATCACTGGAGGGATAGATTTAACACTTGACGATGTAAATTCTGTTGGAGAGGTTATTAGTGATGTCGTAGATCAAGATGCAAACATAATAGTAGGTCAAGCCGTTGACGAAACAATGGAAGGCGAGATACAGGTTACGGTCATTGCAACAGGTTTCGATACTAACCAACCATTGAAGCAACAAAGAATTAAAAACAGATTATCTAATCAATCTTTTTATAATGTTTCCGACAACAAAGAAACAGGAGCTAATATTCCAGAATTTTTGAGATTAAGGCAAAGTAAGAAAGATATAGATTAATTGATAGTTAAAATAGAGTGACTCGGTTATCTCGCCTGCCTCAAGCATCCCTTGTGGCTGCTACCTTCCGGTCCTGACCAGGTTTAGGCGTTAAAACCGCGAAAGGCCGAGTCAGTGATATATTAGCAATTCTTGATCAAAAAAGATACATAAATACTTATGCTACCTTCAGAACTTATTAAGTATAAAGAAAATTCTCAAAGAATTATTGCATTAACTGCATGGGATTCCATATCAGGTTCAATTGTGGAACAAGCTAATGTTGATCTTGTTTTGGTAGGAGATTCCCTAGCAATGGTCTGTTTAGGATACAAATCTACATTGCCATTATCTCTGGAAAATATAATTTATCATACTAATGCTGTTACTAGAGGGTTTAAAAAGAAAATTGAAGAACAACCTCTAGTTGTTTGCGATATGCCTTTTTTGACTTACCAATGTGGAGAGGATAAAGCTGTAGAGTATGCAGGAAAAATTATTCAAAGCACTTGTGCAAAAGCTGTAAAAGTTGAAGGGGCTGAACCAGAAATCCAAAAGGTTATTTCTAGATTAATAAGAATGGGAATCCCCGTAATGGGTCATATAGGTCTTACACCACAAAGCTATTTAAATCTGGGATTAAAGAAACAGGGAGAAAGCTTAGAGAGCAGAGATAAAATAAAAAGAGAGGCCTCTATTCTTGAAAAATTAGGATGTTTTTCAATAGTTCTTGAACATATTCCTGAGTTGCTTGCCAAAGAGATACAAAATAACTTAAAAATTCCCACAATAGGGATTGGTGCAGGTATTTATTGCGATGGGCAAGTAAGAGTTACTGCAGATTTGTTAGGCCTTAATGACAATCAACCACCATTTTGCCAACCTGTTATTCAAGGAAAGATGTTGTTTAGGGATAAATTAAAAGAATGGGTAGCCTCTGAAAGACTTAATTAACCTCATCCCACCACTTAAACATAGAAATAAGAATTTGGTTGCTTAGCTCCATTCCTTTTGGATCACTTAAAAAAAATCTATTTCCCTCCTTTACTAATAATCCACTTTCAAGAAATTTTTCCCATTCTTCAAGCAATTTACTAAAGTTATTTTCAAATTTTTTGGTTTCCCAGTTTTGTTCTTTAAATAATCTATAAATATCTATCCCCTCTTTAAGTCTTAATCCTAACATTATTTTCTCATCAAGTTCTTTATAGACAAATTCATTATTTAAAAGAGATGAATCTAAATAAAGTTCGCATTGCCTAATTACCCATTCTTTATATTCCTTACTAACTCTTGGTCTAGTAAATTGTTTTCCCCAAGGTGAACTAGTGGAACCTTGCCCAAAACTCCACCAACCAAACCCACGCCAATAAACTCTATTATGTCTCGATTGATGCCCCGGTAGAGAATAGTTTGAAATTTCATATCTTGAGTAACCTGATTTTTTTAATATTAAATTAGTTGATTCACTATTTCTAAAAGCTTCTTCATCACTTGGAAGTTTTAATTGTCCTAAATTATCTAATTTTTTAAAAACAGTTCCATTTTCAATATTTAAATCGTAAATAGATATGTGCGGTGGAGAAAACGTAATTGTTTTTTTTAAGTCATCTTGCCATTCTTTAAAACCACTAAGTGGCAAGTTTTGAATTAAATCTAAGCTCCAGCTTTTTATCAATCCAGAATCATATACTCTTTTCAACCATAAGCAAGATATTTCAGCATCATCTTTCAAATGCCGCCTTCCCGACTTTTGCAGTACATGATTATTAAAACTTTGTACTCCAAGACTAAATCTATTTATCCCAGCATTGATGAATCCATAAAGATCATCTTGATTAAAACTAGCTGGGTCAACCTCCATAGTAATTTCAGCACCATAGTCAATTCCATAATTTTCTTTAAAGAGATCAATTAACTCTTTGATTTGTACAGGATCTAAAATTGATGGCGTACCACCACCTATATAAATTGTCGAAAGAGGTGATTTATGCTTAATTGACAATATTTCTTTGTATAAAAAATTTAAATATTCTTTTACAGTTTTACTTCCATAACCTTGTAAAGTTTCGACTTTGTTTCCTAGCGGAATAACTGCAAAGTCACAATAAAAACACCTTCGATGGCAAAAAGGAATGTGTACATAAGCACTTCTTGGCAACTTACTCATAATTTAAATACATTTTTAAGCTCCAAAAAAGTATGAAGGATCGAAAAAAATAAAATCCTTATTTACTCAATTAGTAAATCCTAGTAGATTATAGATATGACAGATATCTTAGTATTAATTTTATTTGTATTATCTGGGGCAGCTTCAGGATGGCTTGGAGTAGATTTGCTGCCAGTAGACACACTTAAACAGGTGTCTAACGTAGAGGGTTTTAGGATTGTTTTAGCAATAATAGGTTTCTTTATAGGATTAGCAGCTGGTTTTGTTTTCCTTCAACTTAGAAAAACGTTTCTTGATCAAATAAGGACAATGCCAACAGATCTATTAATAAGTAGATCTGTTGGATTAATTTTAGGGTTACTTGTTGCGAATCTTCTTCTTGCACC contains:
- a CDS encoding bifunctional folylpolyglutamate synthase/ dihydrofolate synthase, which codes for MKNANLKTFELLSPKYERDNIKLGLSRIKKALQELGNPCKNIPAIQIIGTNGKGSIAAYLESILFEAKRNFGVTTSPHLLDVCERIRINKKNINKNDFEKIYRLIEKNFSTFELTPFEKIICCALNFFDHQKVELLILEAGLGGRLDATTAHKSRPIIAIGNIGLDHQEFLGDTIEKIAEEKLAVIEKNSIVISCKQNSQVENLITKKVKKVGAEIIWKDSITNSYELGLKGIFQKENASVAVGAIEALNNLGFNIKEKHISEGLKKTTWNGRLEIINYFNKEILVDCAHNYPAAKALSHERSNWKNEDKGIYWILGVQRQKDIYAILKTLLKKNDHLLLVPVPNQPSWQLNDLSQIKEIDFQKTIEFKTFELAIEYLFSLKKWPTNHPVLTGSIFLVAEFIKFANKQKC
- a CDS encoding FtsQ-type POTRA domain-containing protein; the encoded protein is MRKNTVINNRRFLFLIFFLFSTSLISLKTLKNVKIQDIRISGSEIFSQNDLLENSSLELPTRLISIKTNFLEKELKQNLSLKNVSVSRQIFPFGLRVQVKTRTPIAFGERILNNEKIFGFIDKDGIFINIQNAEEIDLSKLKIKVFGWKEEFKKILSKILNDQENFEFEIVKITFSPNGFLTLEERDLKTIFLGFKPNLINYQLQIINNLKNEFGKNNFSEKIDNIDLTDPNKPKIKVFKP
- the miaB gene encoding tRNA (N6-isopentenyl adenosine(37)-C2)-methylthiotransferase MiaB; this encodes MLTKTKQDEKKFQKNLTTGSYWITTFGCQMNKADSERMAGTLERMGYIRADDELNADLVLYNTCTIRDNAEQKVYSFLGRQAKRKHKTPSLKLVVAGCLAQQEGESLLRRVPELDLVMGPQHVNNLENLLGKVDLGHQVAATEETFISEDITSARRESSICGWVNIIYGCNERCSYCVVPSVRGKEQSRYPNAIKSEIQKLADKNFKEITLLGQNIDAYGRDLPGTTKEGRKENTLTDLLYYIHDVKGIRRIRFATSHPRYFSKRLIQACYELDKVCEHFHIPFQSGNDEILKQMSRGYTIKKYKKIIENIRSLMPEASITADAIVAFPGETEQQYQDTLRLISDIGFDQVNTAAYSPRPNTPAAVWTNQIPEEVKKARLQEINRLVEKTARIRNQRYINSVESVLIEGLNPKNSSQIMGRTRTNRLTFVEVPNNMQFNFSMGEEIDVRINEARPFSLTGELC
- a CDS encoding aspartate aminotransferase family protein, encoding MNTYSRFDISFKKGKGCWLWDNKGKKYLDAVAGIATCSLGHSDRVLRRKLSSQLKKIQHISNLYNIEEQEQLSRTLTNMSCAKSVFFCNSGAEANESAIKLIKKYGNKTNKGKESIILAAESSFHGRTLAALSATGQPKYQKGFEPMIQGFKFFKFNNFDSVKKLFEECENNDQKISGVLVEPIQGEGGVIPGSKIFFKSLREICDKYNSLLILDEVQSGVGRTGKMWGYENLGIEPDGFTLAKGLGGGHAIGALLVKEKANIFSPGDHASTFGGNPFACKAALTVLEEINRRNIINNVYLRGEQLSAGFEELSKKFPNIISGKRGLGLIQGLVINDDYADAKNITLKAFDKGLLVVPAGGNVVRIVPPLVISRREINILLNKLNSIFEEL
- the ftsZ gene encoding cell division protein FtsZ gives rise to the protein MSFGNNPNFDQSKDILPSQNAKIEVIGVGGGGSNAVNRMIDSDLVGVSFRVLNTDAQALLQSSAERRVQLGQNLTRGLGAGGNPSIGQKAAEESRDELQQSLEGSDLVFIAAGMGGGTGTGAAPVVAEVAKQSGALTIGIVTKPFSFEGKRRMRQAEEGIARLAENVDTLIVIPNDRLKEVSAGASIQEAFRNADDVLRMGVKGISEVITRPGEVNLDFADVRSVMTEAGTALLGMGIGSGRSRAIEAAQAAINSPLLEAGRIDGAKGCLINITGGIDLTLDDVNSVGEVISDVVDQDANIIVGQAVDETMEGEIQVTVIATGFDTNQPLKQQRIKNRLSNQSFYNVSDNKETGANIPEFLRLRQSKKDID
- a CDS encoding D-alanine--D-alanine ligase — protein: MISENKKCIGLIFGGNSNEHEVSISSAKTVFQAFNSEINKQRFTVKAFYIDKCGDWIDSDISVKILFGEIENKTIKNQETFNPKKINFLDGIKFQNVDIWFPLLHGLNGEDGSIHGLLKFTKKPFVGCGILGSALGMDKILMKTIFSNLKIPQVNYLVFQNEDLSNNEVKKNLISEIIKKLNFPVFVKPSNSGSSLGISKVINESEIFDALEKACEIDSRIVVEEGLEVREIECGIIGSSKLITSEIGEVNYESDWYDYDSKYNSNNKITIPAEIDSKITNQIKEIAIQSCRALNIFGFARVDFFLEKSSNKILLNEINTIPGFTKNSMFPMLWKASGLNIEQLVAKLVDISLDL
- a CDS encoding FAD-binding oxidoreductase, which produces MTSNSLKFLDKFRGVKNLEIIENKSDVKRLSKDFYNYSPILTKKLDECIADLVVRPIDHKAVREVAEICWELSIPLTLRGSGTGNYGQAVPLFKGVVMQMSHFNKLEEFDPDTGFVKVQSGCVMGDLNKQLEKYGRELRLLPSTWKTATIGGFIAGGSGGIGSIRWGFLRDPGNLIGLEAVTMNEKPALLKFDAEESEPLNHAYGTNGIITSLLLATDIKRKWYSLVIDCIEFEKTIEILKTLTSAAIDLKLGAILEEEIVDQMPKWFKGKSRSHKILIQSTLGGIKTIDLICKKFKVKSALLGEEEKLVNGISEVVWNHTTLHMRSRDKNWTYLQMLLPLNNEIELINFLRKKWGKKVLWHLEAVSQQGSPRLAALPVFKWNGAEELKEIMEDCKKLGAFIFNPHVLTVEGGGLGVVDADQVKAKLRFDPKGLLNPGKLEGWEVKEQFKI
- a CDS encoding amidohydrolase family protein, which codes for MSNSGTAEVLIPRSLCSIEDFDNLIIDLEDLCSVSISWEDGFVSGLKPLKNKVTKPKNILFPRFVETHSHFDKSFTWPEFPNLESNYEGALSVNLEEHKTRTTDKVLERVEKSLKLAIQNGYRAIRSHIDTYKGQSIEIWIELFKLQKKFSSELTLQYVALAPVEFWDTNDGEDLAKIFSSNGGILGGVIVPPFNKKNTSKFLAKMLLLASKYKLEIDLHIDESIIEPGAGIKVLLETIENLKINSIPITCSHLSSLIFLSNREILNLGEKMAEKNIKVIALPLTNFWLLNRSNKTTSLKRPVAPIKQLQKSHVDVSLGSDNVQDPWYPFGNFDPFYMLSCSMPMLQLNPWERMTLSSIFLAPSRLLNLKWDGLIKKGCPADFVILDAQRWADVFSSNLKRKVFINGDLYR